CGGCATCAACGGAGCGCCTTGCTGCAGCCATTCCAGCCATCTCGACAGCAAGCGCTGCCCTGTAAGGGCCGATTTCTCAGGGTGAAATTGACAGGCCCCAAGCCGTTTGCGCCAAACAGCAGCCGTGGCAAGGCCTGAGCCGAATTCCACGCTTGCAGCTCGATCCTGCGCTTCCTCGGGCTCAGCGGCAAATGAATGAACGAAATACATCCATTCAGCGCTGGAAGGATCGGGAAGTAGGGGGGAGGGGCGATCGATCTGCAGTCTTCCCCAGCCCATATGAGGGATGCGCTCTCCCTGTTCCCTTGGAAGCTGCTTCACCCGTCCAGGGAGCAAGCCAAGACCCTTGCGTTGGCCTTCCTCGCTGGACTCAAACAACAGCTGCAAACCTAAGCAAATTCCCAGAAGTGGGCGATCGGCTTTGTTCCAAGCAA
The Synechococcus sp. CC9311 DNA segment above includes these coding regions:
- the hisH gene encoding imidazole glycerol phosphate synthase subunit HisH — encoded protein: MSRSVQTIGLIDYGMGNLFSVQTCFQRLGSSLKAVKHPEDIEGCQALILPGVGAFDPAMDRLEATGLIPQLLAWNKADRPLLGICLGLQLLFESSEEGQRKGLGLLPGRVKQLPREQGERIPHMGWGRLQIDRPSPLLPDPSSAEWMYFVHSFAAEPEEAQDRAASVEFGSGLATAAVWRKRLGACQFHPEKSALTGQRLLSRWLEWLQQGAPLMP